The genomic window AGCAGGACTATGCCCGGCGTCAGCGACCCGGTGACGGCGATCCAGGCTCCGATGGGAGCAAGGCCGATGCCGAACCCGAGCACGAGGTGCGAGAACGCCGTGAACCGCTTCGTGTAGGAATAGAAGAACAGGACGAGCAGAACGGGCACGGAGAGAACGAAACACAGTCGGCCAAGGGCTGCGGCGCTCAATACGAAGACCGACGACGAAATGAAGATGAAGCAGAGTACCGACTTCCGGTCGATGGCTCCCGACGTCAGAGGCCTGTCGGATGTGCGCGGGTTCCTTCGGTCGAATTCGTAGTCCGCCAGCCGGTTGAATCCCATCGCGGCGGAACGGGCCGACGCCATGGCGAGCACGATCCACGCCAGGGTCGCCCAGGAAACGGGCTGGTGGCGGTTTGCGAGCAAAACGGCGGCGAGAGCGAACGGGAGCGCGAAGATCGTGTGGCT from Syntrophobacter fumaroxidans MPOB includes these protein-coding regions:
- a CDS encoding UbiA-like polyprenyltransferase; its protein translation is MRESERVAMLLTRIRTYGRLIKFSHTIFALPFALAAVLLANRHQPVSWATLAWIVLAMASARSAAMGFNRLADYEFDRRNPRTSDRPLTSGAIDRKSVLCFIFISSSVFVLSAAALGRLCFVLSVPVLLVLFFYSYTKRFTAFSHLVLGFGIGLAPIGAWIAVTGSLTPGIVLLSLALMTYIAGFDILYACQDIDFDRQSGLFSLPARWGASRALTASSLLHAATFLCLLAVTFAFSLGRVYLLFLALISLLLIIEHLLVRPDRLDRVNVAFFHVNSAISVLLFVGILADVAVY